In Chryseobacterium camelliae, one DNA window encodes the following:
- a CDS encoding RNA polymerase sigma factor, translating into MNDEQLFLLIRKAKEKDQKAQTKLINIFWVDVFSFVMKKVKDENDADEITVNVFSKVLSKLDMFDPHFQFKTWILTIAQNTVIDFWRKKSRDNQGPTENLEEVRNQYAKSPEELMISDEEQKKIIKTIESLDANYQDIIRLRFFEEKSIKEIADELGISVANTKVRVMRAKKVLAELLKNNEFEDS; encoded by the coding sequence GAATGACGAACAACTATTCCTGCTGATCCGCAAAGCAAAAGAGAAAGACCAGAAAGCCCAGACGAAGCTGATTAATATCTTCTGGGTAGATGTTTTTTCTTTTGTCATGAAAAAGGTGAAGGATGAAAACGATGCAGATGAAATTACGGTGAATGTTTTTTCTAAAGTCCTTTCCAAGCTGGATATGTTTGATCCTCATTTCCAGTTCAAGACCTGGATACTTACCATTGCCCAGAATACCGTCATTGATTTCTGGCGGAAAAAGAGCCGCGACAATCAGGGTCCGACAGAGAATCTTGAAGAAGTCAGGAATCAGTATGCCAAATCCCCCGAGGAGCTGATGATCTCAGATGAAGAGCAGAAAAAAATAATCAAGACCATTGAATCTCTGGATGCGAATTACCAGGACATTATCAGGCTCCGTTTTTTTGAGGAAAAAAGCATTAAAGAAATTGCTGATGAACTGGGGATTTCAGTTGCCAATACCAAAGTAAGGGTCATGCGTGCAAAGAAAGTCCTCGCCGAACTGCTGAAAAATAATGAGTTTGAAGATTCCTAG